Below is a genomic region from Miscanthus floridulus cultivar M001 chromosome 1, ASM1932011v1, whole genome shotgun sequence.
GTGCCGGAGCCGGACGTTGACAGGCCACGGGAAGAAGGTCGAACGGAAGTAGCGCCGTCGCCGCGGCCACTGGACAGCGGCATCGTGGAGACCAGATCCCTGAATGACGCCACGCTGCTCAGGTCACTCACGGAGCGAGGACTGGCGGTGAAAGCAGACGTGTCGGGCGCGCACCACACTGTGCGATGCGACGTCGTCATCGTCGGTTCAGGCTGCGGAGGCGGCGTGGCCGCCGCCGTGCTGGCGGCTGCGGGGCACAAGGTCATCGTCGTGGAGAAGGGGGACTACTTCACAGCCGAGAGCTACACCTCCGTGGAGGGCCCGTCCATGGAGCGCCTCTACGAGAAGGGAGGCATCTTCTGCACGTCCAACGTGACGACCATCATGTTCACGGGCACCACGGTCGGCGGCGGGTCCGCGATCAACTGGTCGGCCAGTATCCGCACGCCGGAGTGGGTCACGCAGGAGTGGGCGCGCGAGCATGGGCTCCCCATGTTCGGGAGGCCCGAGTACGTGCATGCCATGGACGCGGTCTGCGCCCGGCTCGCGGTGACCGGCGGGTGCCGGGAGGAGGGGTTCCAGAACAAGGTCTTGCGCCGTGGCTGCGAGGCGCTCGGGCTACGCGGCGACGCCGTGCCGCGCAACTCGTCGGAGGGCCACTTCTGCGGCAGCTGCCACCTCGGCTGCCCCACCGGCGAGAAGCGTGGCACCGACACGACGTGGCTCGTCGACGCGGTCGCGCGCGGCGCGGTCATACTGACAGGCTGCAAGGCCGAGCGTTTCATACTCGAGAGCAACCCCGGCGGCGTCGAGAAcggccggagcaagaagtgcgtGGGCCTGGTGGCGGCGTGCATGAGCGACGGCATCACCAAGAAGCTGCGCATCGAGGCCAAGGTTTCCGTCTCGGCGTGTGGCGCGCTCATGACGCCACCTCTGCTCCATAACAGCGGCTTCAAGAACAGGCACATCGGCCGCAACCTTCACCTGCACCCGGTGTCTATGGCGTGGGGCTACTTCCCGGACGGCACGCCGGAGGCGGCAGAGCTCAGTGGCAAGTGCTACGAGGGCGGCATCATCACGACCATGCACCGCGTGACCGGCCGCACCATCATCCAGATGCCGGCGCTGGGGCCAGGGTGCTGGGCTTCGCTGATCCCCTGGGAGTCGGGACGCGACATGAAGGAGCGCATGCTCCGGTACGCGCGCACCGCGCACGCCTTCGCCCTGGTCCGCGACCGCGGCGCGGGGCACGTGGACGGCGAGGGCCGCGTGCGCTACGCCCCGAGCCGGGAAGACGTGGAGGAGCTCCGCAACGGGCTGCGCCAGGCGCTGCGCATCCTAGTGGCCGCCGGAGCGGCCGAGGTGGGCACCCACCGCAGCGACGGGCTCCGGCTGCGGTGCGACGGCGGCCTCCGCGACGAGGACCTGGAGGCGTTCCTCAAGGAGGTGACCGTAGGGAAAGGCCCCATGCTCCCGGGGCCTGACACGTGGGCGCTCCACTGCTCGGCGCACCAGATGGGCAGCTGCCGGATGGGGTCCGGCCCGCAAGACGGCGCCGTGGACGGCCGCGGCGAGAGCTGGGAGGCGGAGGGGCTGTACGTGTGCGACGGCAGCCTGCTGCCCACGGCGGTGGGCGTCAACCCCATGATCACCATTCAGTCCACCGCGTACTGCGTCTCCAAGGGCATCGCGGAGTCTCTGGCACGTGACAAGAAACAGTAGTAGCCTGCTGCTTGAGACCGTCGGGTCGTGCTCGCAGAGAAATATGCTTGTGTTGTGTGATTCGAGTCGCATTTGCCGGTGCCTGCGTTTCTGGGCTGTGTGTGCATGTTGGACGTGGTTTGGGCCAGCCAGTGCCCAGTGCGTCTTCATCATCCTTGTAGTTTGTTGCATAAAAGCCTATGGGCTCGTATCATTGGAAAACAAGTTGTCTTCTGTTTTCTGAAACCGGAGTGAGCAGTACACAGTAACAATTTCTGAGGTACAATTACCATGAGGGCTTTAAGAGGGGTATATGCGCAATGAGTGTGTGGTGCACCATAACTTTAAGATGGGACCCAGGAGCAGTGATAGTAGTTAAACCCGAGGACACAATAGTACTCCCTCCgtggcctgttcgcttgagcttatcggTCAGAATTAATCCTACTTTTTTTAATCATGGAACCAtgtttttctcttccaataaatCAATCAGTAATAACAGTAGGAGAAGAAGCAGCAGCAGTACTGGACAGTGCGCGAAAGGTTGTACTGCTAGACAGTGCAGTGCAATCTACTCCTAATTACACTCCGCAGTGCAGCACGTAGCGCACATTGTTGGTTCTTAACGCTGGCATCAGGGAGAAGCAAGCGGCGGTGCAGCCGTGCAGTGCAGCTGTTCGCCTGTTCACGCATCACGCGAGACACCGCACACGGACAGTACGCCGCCAGGACGAGGCGACGACGGCCTTCCGTGCGGCCGTCCCGATGGCTCAGCAGCACCTGCTGCCAGTGCCGGCGGGGCGGGGCCTTGTCTTGTCAACTTCACCGTGCCAGCGGGCCTACTAGCTAGCGAGTACTCCTACCGGTAGAGTAGAGTAGTGGGTAGTCTGCACGGGCGCTGTGAACAGGAGAGTACACCTACTAGCGAGTGTGAGTTGTGGGTGCTCTTGTACGCGCACTGTAATTGTGAACAGGAGAGTTGCAGTACTCCTAGCGACACCCCACCCTCACCGCGGTGGTGGAGCTGGACCCTCATCCCGCTGGCCTCTAGCCCCCCGCATCGGCCATGTCGGGGGGAACGTCCTTCTTTTTGTTGCGAGTAAAAAAAATACGTCTTTGATAAAAGTAGACATCCTGTTCATTTCGGCTcgattggcttataagtcatggctgaaagtactgctggcttgtttggtgggagagaaaaatattgttcgttggctgataagccaaggcttataagccagatacgagctgTCGAACAGGCTGAGAGCCGCTTTACGGGCTCCCTGGCGAAGGTTATTTAACTCTTCACGGGGCCTTGACAATTGAAAGGAACCCTCGCGACACTGGTCACCGCGCCGTTTGGAGGGAGATGGAGAATTGCGGTCCCCACGAACGGAACTCTAGACAGCGTCGAAAGGATAGATGGGGAAGGAGTGAAATGTCCGTAACACCCCAGTACTTGTAAAGAGGGGTGACCGGCCAGCTCCGGATGAGTTGTAATTTCATCGTGTCCCAGGTATGCCCTCCAATAAGCACTACAATAAtggatgatgaattaatgatcaTTTA
It encodes:
- the LOC136536295 gene encoding long-chain-alcohol oxidase FAO1-like, translating into MSAAMATQENKPPPAAAAGRRGSPLLRRCKRDGYTHGLRPPQMEALRAMCGALIPSLPAVLLEGDDQQPGRGKGDDDLERFYRASAADGVIPDEVAEMVTRCVWEAMQLMRVILWMLSTRVGTLALCGRLCFSGNGKFPFVCKFADMPVERREQVLKRWSKARWLFPLKITFLITKLLSHYSFYTMVNEDSDNPSWKAIGYSVPEPDVDRPREEGRTEVAPSPRPLDSGIVETRSLNDATLLRSLTERGLAVKADVSGAHHTVRCDVVIVGSGCGGGVAAAVLAAAGHKVIVVEKGDYFTAESYTSVEGPSMERLYEKGGIFCTSNVTTIMFTGTTVGGGSAINWSASIRTPEWVTQEWAREHGLPMFGRPEYVHAMDAVCARLAVTGGCREEGFQNKVLRRGCEALGLRGDAVPRNSSEGHFCGSCHLGCPTGEKRGTDTTWLVDAVARGAVILTGCKAERFILESNPGGVENGRSKKCVGLVAACMSDGITKKLRIEAKVSVSACGALMTPPLLHNSGFKNRHIGRNLHLHPVSMAWGYFPDGTPEAAELSGKCYEGGIITTMHRVTGRTIIQMPALGPGCWASLIPWESGRDMKERMLRYARTAHAFALVRDRGAGHVDGEGRVRYAPSREDVEELRNGLRQALRILVAAGAAEVGTHRSDGLRLRCDGGLRDEDLEAFLKEVTVGKGPMLPGPDTWALHCSAHQMGSCRMGSGPQDGAVDGRGESWEAEGLYVCDGSLLPTAVGVNPMITIQSTAYCVSKGIAESLARDKKQ